The following are from one region of the Dreissena polymorpha isolate Duluth1 chromosome 2, UMN_Dpol_1.0, whole genome shotgun sequence genome:
- the LOC127868501 gene encoding uncharacterized protein LOC127868501 isoform X2, producing MLLMTIEAAKKNNKTHHDIGRGRCFIRSALNKKLLTILVQLLKSYPDFRRIWYTDCDSILGNEILSEILLSLLLELQAVEFKLQLKNSSFLDVTWELPVYKQYELVPSQDLGLDIRRVHGYPLVTQVDPNSVAGEDGKVLVGDVLDEMCGECLRGVGKSGVYFIYNQYENKPIQMSVMKGKGRDGNVYGPIGRLMDLCDLGELSPATPTSPISPSPWEESHRQPPPEALLPEEIEDRIPVHNSDGSAVYETVYLGKAALGKDGRVDLVEFGVANVLSQRNESQTVLLELGEKDVTVTNKASGQVVVQHLFTEISACGRRTDTMKYYAFIAGETYCSLAERFMCHVFEAKSEEEAKMILRTIAQGFERTHLMT from the exons ATGCTTCTTATGACAATAGAAGCAGCGAAGAAAAATAATAAG ACTCACCATGACATTGGAAGAGGCAGATGTTTCATACGATCGGCACTGAATAAGAAGCTCTTGACCATACTTGTACAGCTACTGAAAAGTTATCCAGATTTTAGAAGA ATTTGGTATACAGACTGTGACTCAATACTAGGAAACGAGATTTTGAGTG AGATCCTGCTATCACTATTATTGGAGTTGCAAGCTGTAGAATTTAAACTTCAGTTGAAG AATTCAAGTTTTTTGGATGTAACATGGGAGCTTCCT GTTTATAAGCAGTATGAACTTGTGCCTTCACAAGATCTAGGACTAGATATAAG ACGTGTGCATGGATACCCTCTGGTTACTCAGGTTGATCCTAACAGCGTAGCAGGGGAAGAT GGTAAAGTGTTGGTGGGCGATGTACTGGACGAGATGTGCGGAGAATGTCTGCGTGGAGTCGGCAAGAGTGGA gtttattttatttacaaccaGTATGAAAACAAGCCCATTCAAATGTCTGTTATGAAG GGCAAAGGTAGGGACGGTAACGTCTACGGACCAATCGGAAGGCTCATGGACCTATGTGACCTTGGTGAACTCTCGCCGGCCACGCCAACTTCCCCAATAAGCCCCTCCCCTTGGGAGGAGAGCCACAGACAGCCGCCTCCTGAGGCGCTACTACCTGAGGAAATTGAGGACAGAATACCTGTGCACAATTCAGACGGAAG TGCTGTTTATGAAACTGTTTACCTCGGAAAAGCCGCTCTAGGAAAG GATGGTCGAGTGGACCTTGTGGAGTTCGGGGTAGCCAATGTGCTTTCTCAGAGGAATGAATCTCAG ACTGTTCTTCTGGAGCTAGGTGAAAAAGATGTCACAGTCACGAATAAGGCATCAGGACAG GTGGTTGTTCAGCATTTATTCACCGAGATATCCGCCTGTGGTCGCCGCACGGACACCATGAAGTACTACGCATTTATAGCTGG TGAAACATACTGCAGTTTAGCCGAGCGATTCATGTGTCACGTGTTTGAAGCAAAGTCGGAAGAAGAG GCAAAGATGATTTTGCGGACCATAG CTCAAGGCTTTGAAAGAACGCATTTAATGACCTGA
- the LOC127868501 gene encoding uncharacterized protein LOC127868501 isoform X1 produces the protein MDYLHFCLSIQIQIMSVTHPLLKKLKGFIISLRSKDETVTDINQLLQPVCETIEWIFFYGLQASTSWFGQPKTEYWAWISKIQSLPDKNRLNSMLLMTIEAAKKNNKTHHDIGRGRCFIRSALNKKLLTILVQLLKSYPDFRRIWYTDCDSILGNEILSEILLSLLLELQAVEFKLQLKNSSFLDVTWELPVYKQYELVPSQDLGLDIRRVHGYPLVTQVDPNSVAGEDGKVLVGDVLDEMCGECLRGVGKSGVYFIYNQYENKPIQMSVMKGKGRDGNVYGPIGRLMDLCDLGELSPATPTSPISPSPWEESHRQPPPEALLPEEIEDRIPVHNSDGSAVYETVYLGKAALGKDGRVDLVEFGVANVLSQRNESQTVLLELGEKDVTVTNKASGQVVVQHLFTEISACGRRTDTMKYYAFIAGETYCSLAERFMCHVFEAKSEEEAKMILRTIAQGFERTHLMT, from the exons atGGActatttgcatttttgtttaagtattcaGATACAAATTATGTCAGTCACACATCCTCTGTTAAAGAAACTTAAag GTTTTATAATATCCCTGAGATCTAAAGATGAAACTGTGACAGACATAAACCAACTTCTGCAACCAGTTTGTGAAACTATTGAGTGGATATTCTTTTATGGATTGCAAG CCAGCACATCATGGTTTGGCCAACCAAAGACAGAGTACTGGGCATGGATTTCCAAAATTCAATCACTTCCGGACAAAAACAG ATTAAATTCTATGCTTCTTATGACAATAGAAGCAGCGAAGAAAAATAATAAG ACTCACCATGACATTGGAAGAGGCAGATGTTTCATACGATCGGCACTGAATAAGAAGCTCTTGACCATACTTGTACAGCTACTGAAAAGTTATCCAGATTTTAGAAGA ATTTGGTATACAGACTGTGACTCAATACTAGGAAACGAGATTTTGAGTG AGATCCTGCTATCACTATTATTGGAGTTGCAAGCTGTAGAATTTAAACTTCAGTTGAAG AATTCAAGTTTTTTGGATGTAACATGGGAGCTTCCT GTTTATAAGCAGTATGAACTTGTGCCTTCACAAGATCTAGGACTAGATATAAG ACGTGTGCATGGATACCCTCTGGTTACTCAGGTTGATCCTAACAGCGTAGCAGGGGAAGAT GGTAAAGTGTTGGTGGGCGATGTACTGGACGAGATGTGCGGAGAATGTCTGCGTGGAGTCGGCAAGAGTGGA gtttattttatttacaaccaGTATGAAAACAAGCCCATTCAAATGTCTGTTATGAAG GGCAAAGGTAGGGACGGTAACGTCTACGGACCAATCGGAAGGCTCATGGACCTATGTGACCTTGGTGAACTCTCGCCGGCCACGCCAACTTCCCCAATAAGCCCCTCCCCTTGGGAGGAGAGCCACAGACAGCCGCCTCCTGAGGCGCTACTACCTGAGGAAATTGAGGACAGAATACCTGTGCACAATTCAGACGGAAG TGCTGTTTATGAAACTGTTTACCTCGGAAAAGCCGCTCTAGGAAAG GATGGTCGAGTGGACCTTGTGGAGTTCGGGGTAGCCAATGTGCTTTCTCAGAGGAATGAATCTCAG ACTGTTCTTCTGGAGCTAGGTGAAAAAGATGTCACAGTCACGAATAAGGCATCAGGACAG GTGGTTGTTCAGCATTTATTCACCGAGATATCCGCCTGTGGTCGCCGCACGGACACCATGAAGTACTACGCATTTATAGCTGG TGAAACATACTGCAGTTTAGCCGAGCGATTCATGTGTCACGTGTTTGAAGCAAAGTCGGAAGAAGAG GCAAAGATGATTTTGCGGACCATAG CTCAAGGCTTTGAAAGAACGCATTTAATGACCTGA